A stretch of DNA from Pirellulales bacterium:
CGGCAATGCGAGTTTCGACGCGCGAACTTCGAGCGGCGAAGTCAAGGGCGTCAATTCGCTGGCCAGCAATCGCCGCACTTCTTTTTCGATCGCGCGGCCGTGCCGCTGGGCCAGATCGAGGCTGCCGGTTGGCTGCGGTCCCACGTCGGCGCCGCAACCGATGGTACAGAGCGCCACGGCGCCTAGTTGGGATTGTTCCACATACTCGTTCGCGAACCCGGCCCAGTCGCCGTTGATGGTGTTGCGATCGCCGCAGGTGGTGCAGTGGCAGGCGTACGACATCCAAATCGCGGCGATACTTCCATCGGAGCGCTTGGCGACCAAGAGCGGAAAGCTGTGATCGACGGGACCATCTTGCTGATGCCCAAAACCGGTCCACCGCCCAGCGCTCAAGACTCGGCGATTTCCGCCAAAATTGACGCGCCCCTGACCCCAGTACAAGTTTGCCGGCTGACGGGCTTGAAGGGCGGATTGCGCGACCGCCACCAATTGATCGGTCAATTGGGCGGTGTAGCGGGCAACTCCGGCCTCTTGTTCGGGCGTCATTCGTCCTTCCCAGAGAACCGGGGCATAGCCGGTGAGCGTTGGCGCCGAATGGGTGTGCGTCGCGCAGATGACAATGTTTGAGCGCGGCAGCGGCTGCGCGGCCGCGATTCGCCGGGCCACCTCGTCGGTCACCGCCGCCGGAATGCCGCAGTTGTCGACGGCGATCAGCACGACCGTTTTGCCCGCGTCGATCGCCAGGGCCCGCGCCCAAAGCGGGGAGTCGACTCCCTCGTGTTCGGTCGCGCGCGAGCCATACCCGGCGAGCAGCGCCGGTTGCTCAGGGGTGATCTCCAGTTTGGCGGCTCCGACCAGAAACGGTTGTATGGCGGCGCTGACCGACCCAGGGCCGCAAACGAAACCGATCGAGAGGAAGAGCGCGAACCAGCGCGAGCGCATGGGTTATTTCCTTTCTGCGGCGCGTTGCCACGGACAACAAGTTGCCAACCGCTACTCGGTGAAGGTGCAGCTTAGCTTCGAGCCGGCGTCGTTGCAGCGCAGCAAGCGCCAACAAACGGCGCATTTGTCCGCGAGCATTTTTTGCGCGGGATTGGACGGCGCGGCCGATTCGGAGT
This window harbors:
- a CDS encoding neutral/alkaline non-lysosomal ceramidase N-terminal domain-containing protein, encoding MRSRWFALFLSIGFVCGPGSVSAAIQPFLVGAAKLEITPEQPALLAGYGSRATEHEGVDSPLWARALAIDAGKTVVLIAVDNCGIPAAVTDEVARRIAAAQPLPRSNIVICATHTHSAPTLTGYAPVLWEGRMTPEQEAGVARYTAQLTDQLVAVAQSALQARQPANLYWGQGRVNFGGNRRVLSAGRWTGFGHQQDGPVDHSFPLLVAKRSDGSIAAIWMSYACHCTTCGDRNTINGDWAGFANEYVEQSQLGAVALCTIGCGADVGPQPTGSLDLAQRHGRAIEKEVRRLLASELTPLTSPLEVRASKLALPLSPAPGREHWQKAAAKPGFDGVHARRMLRMLDQDGALPSAVPYPLTAWAFGDQLALIFLPGEVVVDYAVRLKQELDWTRVWINGWSNDVPCYVPSRRVLLEGGYEADFSMIYYGWPARFDPAVEEVLVGGVTRLVGPAFARRPTGSAPDFFSYPAK